AAGAAACCCGTCCTTCTTCATCCATAGCCTTTTGAAGGGTTTCCAAAGGCATAAAAATTCTGGCTCCGACACCGGCCTTACTGATTCCTACTATAGTATAGGAAGTACCCAAAAGATCTAAAGTGGATCCCACATCTAGATGATGAGCTTCTGCCAGTCGACTATCTACCACAATCTCTTCCCCTTGTTGGACCATGCGCCCTTTCAAAATTTCCAGATGGTTTCCAACCTGATTAAAACTCTCAGGTTGTATCCCATAAACGAGATTAATACTTCCCTGGATCGATGCCGTCCAGGTTATAACTGGAGTCACCGCCTTGACCCCAGGAACAGCCTGAATTTTCTCCTGTAACTTGATGGGAATGACCCCACTTTTTAAACCCAAAAACACAGAAGAATCTGCGCGCTGAACCAAAATATCTGCACCAATATTCTCGATCCGTCGGGCCGTATCGTTTACCGTGCCTTTCGCCATACCGATCAAAATGAGCAACATGGTAATACCCAGGGCAACGGCGAGGATACTAATCAGGCTGCGAACCCTCCGCTGTAAAATATTGGATAAAGGTAGATTAGCCATAACATGGCGGGCAGCAAGGGGTGAGCAGGGAGTATGAGACCAACCGATGGTCATTACAGATCTTATCTTGTAGTTTCTTCCTATTTTTTCTACCCACTACCCGCTGCCTTTAATTCTCTAATTCGACCACCTTATGATCCTTAGGTAAAGAGAAGGTAAACATCTTGGGATTCAAATCGGTATTGATTTCAACCTCCCGAAAGATTAAAGCTACTTCAATGCCTTCCCAAGGTCTTTGAATCGTCACCCGATAAGGGAACTGGATTTTTTCGACCTTTTCATAGTTGTCGTAGGTAACATCACCGACCAACGCACTTTTTTCATTAAAAGATTGATAACGTCGAATCCTCAAAGTTTTATGCTCAATAAATATACGGCGCCGGAGATAATATCCAGAACCTGCTTCCCCCCGATCCCCTATATTAAGAATGTAAGCCCCCGGTACGACTTCCATATAAATAAAGTGGGAGGTCTCCTCAGGAGTTATTTCTTCAAGGAGTAAGGCATCTACCAGGTGGTAGGGACGTAATCTGTAAAGAGGATTTTCCTGCTGGGTATTTGAACTCCGAGGGTGATTCTTCCCTACAAAGACTTCTCTTTTAGATGGAATATAAAGCCAAAATTGGATTCCATCGGAAACCATTGTAAAAAAAGTAGGTAGTAATTCTTTGAAGCTTATCAATAAAACCTTATCCGGACGTTCAACAGCCAGCTTGGCCTGAATACTTTGTTTTTTTTCTGCACCTACACTTTTAAAATCTATAAAGATAGACGATTTTAAATTATAAATAGACCGAGCTTGTGTATTAACGATCGAGATTAATTTATCGAGGGGAACCTCCTGGTAGTCTTTAAAAGTCTTGATTTCTTTCAGAGAGGTATTTTTTGAACTCGCACAACCCAAAACTCCTATCCAGGTAAAGATTAAAAAGCTATAAAACAACCCGATATTTTGGAATTTTTTCATTTTAAGATCATGGGGCAGATTCGTTTTTCAAAGAAAAGGGTTTCTCAGCTTCATAGTTCTTGATAAAACTCTTTTTCCTACATAAACCGATTTGGTATATTTTTAACATCGTCCCATGGATTGTGTCAAGGGATTTGCTATTTCAATTGACAATCTTTAAAAAAGTCTTAACAATGAATCCCATGAATTCTAAGATACTTCCTTATGTTGTTTTGCGGCCCGGTTCGAAAAATCGCTTTTCGGCTTATCGTATATACTTTCTGGGCTTTTCTCAGCGGGGTAAAGTTTTTCTCTTAGGGGTCATTTTAACAGGAGTTTGCATGGGTTGTACCGTCCCACCTCCTGGTCCCATTACACCGACCAATACCCCTCCGGAATTAAGCGATTTCATTTTTCCCAGTCTGTACCGGGATATTTTTTTGAATAAAAATATCTATTATTTTCCAGGAGCCAGGGTCTCTTATAAAGACCCGGAAGCTAACCTGAGTCAGCTTATTCTTACTTTCCGACAAGGGATTACTTCCAGCTCTCTCATAGGTCAGGTGGTTACCTATTCTACCACTGGGACCCTGGCCCTGAACGGATTTGTAAGAAATATCGGAAGTCCAGGCCTGGATGTCTTCTCCCCCGGTACGGTTACGGTGAGCATTCAGGCTATAGACCGTGCAGGAGCTCGAAGCAATGTGCTAACCACGACCTTTGTACTATTGTAAGTGGAGGAAATCCAAGATGAGATTCCCTGAAGAAATTATCCAAACCTATCCCTACCCTCTGGCCGTATCTGCCAGTCGGGTAAACAATGCAACCCAAAGCATGGAGGAGTATCTATGCCTGGTTAGCCTGTTTGAAACGAGTTTAAAATATCTCGCTTCTGTGAGTTTAAGTCATTATCTTCAGGATGAGATCGTAGATGAAGGGATCCAGGAACAGTTAAAAAAACTATTACGCCCGACCCCAGGAGCATGGAACGATATTTTGCGAGCCTGCATACGTTTTTATACCCATACCCTTCATAAACCTTCCCTGATATCTGAACTATGTAAAATATATACGACCCGACTACTCCATCGAGATCCTGGAACTCAGGAAATACTCGTGTGGTTTCGTTTCATGGCTAAATACCTTAAGGAAAAGGAAAAAGTAGTCCAGAAACATGTTTCCCTACAGCAGGTTTTAGACCTGATGGTTCAATACCATCACAAAATCTGGGGTCATAGAGTTCAACCCCTTACCCCTAAGTTTTGCGAAAAACATGTGGAATACTTTCGGACCGGCATGCAGGGAATATTAAAACGAATAGCTTTTTTGACCCGTTATCCACTACGATATATTAAAGAAGTCCGGCAAATCAAGGATCAGAATTGCCATATCCTGTTCCATTATATGGGGGTAGCGAGGCGACAAAGTGAATGGTATACGGATTTAAGTATCCCGGAAGGAAGGTTATACCTGT
This window of the Candidatus Limnocylindrales bacterium genome carries:
- a CDS encoding DUF4292 domain-containing protein, with the translated sequence MKKFQNIGLFYSFLIFTWIGVLGCASSKNTSLKEIKTFKDYQEVPLDKLISIVNTQARSIYNLKSSIFIDFKSVGAEKKQSIQAKLAVERPDKVLLISFKELLPTFFTMVSDGIQFWLYIPSKREVFVGKNHPRSSNTQQENPLYRLRPYHLVDALLLEEITPEETSHFIYMEVVPGAYILNIGDRGEAGSGYYLRRRIFIEHKTLRIRRYQSFNEKSALVGDVTYDNYEKVEKIQFPYRVTIQRPWEGIEVALIFREVEINTDLNPKMFTFSLPKDHKVVELEN
- a CDS encoding ABC transporter permease; the protein is MTIGWSHTPCSPLAARHVMANLPLSNILQRRVRSLISILAVALGITMLLILIGMAKGTVNDTARRIENIGADILVQRADSSVFLGLKSGVIPIKLQEKIQAVPGVKAVTPVITWTASIQGSINLVYGIQPESFNQVGNHLEILKGRMVQQGEEIVVDSRLAEAHHLDVGSTLDLLGTSYTIVGISKAGVGARIFMPLETLQKAMDEEGRVSLFFVKAESLSQIKQVANEIEQQVKGLKAYILETFVETMMENIVGLNELLMGITSATLFISFLVILLAMYTTILERTREIGILKAMGASKGFIMGNIILESVLLCVAGVLVGYGLAFAAKKIIQTFYPLLNIEITLSWILISGLVGTLGGLLGSFYPAFRAVKLDPIVALRYE